A window from Carassius gibelio isolate Cgi1373 ecotype wild population from Czech Republic chromosome B3, carGib1.2-hapl.c, whole genome shotgun sequence encodes these proteins:
- the LOC127953412 gene encoding zinc finger protein 239-like — MFIKKEREENTSEPLTWRTKQEEQETWRIKQEEPETWRIKQEEPETWRIKQEDPETWRIKQEEPETWRIKQEEPETWRIKQEEPETCTIKQEEPETWRLKQEEQGEYIEEKEENEESNHQEKQHACDQCGKMFLWASLLKKHLKVHAKKKPHSCHLCGKSFLHLQSLKEHLQIIHTGMREYVCSECEKTFSSPSSLKLHERIHTGEKPYKCSHCDWRFSHPSNLKRHERIHTGEKPYKCSHCDKRFSRLTHLKTHERIHTEEKAYKCSNCDKRFNHSSNLKKHERIHTGEKPYKCSHCDKRFGDSSSLKKHERLHTGEKPYKCSHCDMRFSVSSNLITHERIHTGEKPYKCSHCDKRFSQSIKLKRHERIHTG; from the exons atgtttattaaaaaagagagagaagagaacacgAGTGAACCATTAACCTGGAGAACAAAACAAGAGGAACAAGAAacatggagaataaaacaagaggaaccagaaacctggagaataaaacaagaggaaccagaaacctggagaataaaacaagaggatccagaaacctggagaataaaacaagaggaaccagaaacctggagaataaaacaagaggaaccagaaacctggagaataaaacaagaggaaccagaaacctgcacaataaaacaagaggaaccagaaacctggagattaaaacaagaggaacaaggag agtacattgaagaaaaagaggaaaatgaagaatCAAATCATCAAGAGAAGCAGCATGCATGTGATCAATgcggtaaaatgtttttatgggcttcacttctgaagaaacacttgaaagttcatgcaaagaagaagccacattcatgtcatttgtgtggtaagagttttttgcatctacaaagtttgaaagaacatctTCAGATAATACATACTGGCATGAGAGAGTACGTGTGCTCTGAGTGTGAGAAGACTTTTAGTTCACCAAGCAGTTTAAAACTgcacgagaggattcacactggagagaaaccttacaagtgttcacattgtgacTGGAGATTCAGTCATCCATCaaatctgaaaagacatgagaggattcacactggagagaaaccttacaagtgttcacactgtgacaagagattcagtcggttaacacatctgaaaacacatgaaagGATTCACACTGAAGAGAAAGCTTACAAGTGTTcaaactgtgacaagagattcaatcactcatcaaatctgaaaaaacatgagaggatccacactggagagaaaccttacaagtgttcacactgtgacaagagattcggtgattcatcaagtctgaaaaaacatgagaggcttcacactggagagaaaccttataagtgttcacactgtgacatgaGATTTAGTGTGTCATCAAATCTgataacacatgagaggattcacactggagagaaaccttacaagtgttcacactgtgacaagagattcagtcagtcaataaagctgaaaagacatgagaggattcacactggataG